One Paucidesulfovibrio longus DSM 6739 genomic window carries:
- a CDS encoding elongation factor G: protein MSDALKSQRTYALVGHGGCGKTSVAEMLLFKTGVINRLGKIEEGTTSLDYEPEEVKRRGSIQPGFANYKWNKNQHFLIDAAGDANFSGDLSYILAGADSAVLVIDAVDGVKPHTRKVWSEVKKAGLPAMVFINKIDRDRADFDMAFAGLSDMLGIKPVLLYHPIGSKENFKGVVDLLGNTALMFDDQGGAAKADIPADMADDIEAMREAMIENVAESDEALMEKYFEEGELTPDEVIQGLKAGVLSGDLVPVVVGSALENKGAEMLLNTIQDLMPSPLDHADWIGADDSVRKSSPDEPLAMFVFKTLADPFAGQLSVVRVLSGTLTPDSALLNVNRSEKERVGQLLLMQGKDQAQTKEPMGPGSIVTLTKLKYTRTGDTLVPEKGQFELKKPEIAPQLITYALAPAEKGDEDKVYSAVHKLLDEDITLSMARDEETGDTLLSGMGQNHIEVSAEKAKRRSKVQIVLKTPKVPYRETLKGKAMEIQGRHKKQSGGRGQFGDCWIHMEPLPSGGGYEFVDNIVGGAIPNQFIPAVDKGIQEAAQRGYLAGYPLIDFKATLYDGTYHKVDSSEMAFKVAGSLAYKKACEKAGVKLLEPIMLVTVAVPDSYMGDVIGDLSGRRGKVLGSDSNAGLTEIRAHVPMSEVLKYAPDLNSMTAGQGTFAMEFDHYEECPPNVAEQVIKAHKKNAEEE from the coding sequence ATGTCTGACGCATTGAAAAGCCAGAGAACGTACGCATTGGTTGGGCATGGCGGCTGCGGCAAGACCTCCGTAGCCGAAATGCTCCTGTTCAAGACCGGAGTCATCAACCGGCTGGGTAAAATCGAGGAGGGAACCACCTCCCTGGATTACGAGCCCGAGGAAGTGAAACGCCGCGGCTCCATCCAGCCCGGCTTCGCCAACTACAAATGGAACAAGAACCAGCATTTTCTCATCGACGCGGCGGGCGACGCCAACTTCAGCGGCGACCTCAGCTACATTCTTGCAGGCGCGGACAGCGCCGTACTCGTGATCGACGCGGTGGACGGCGTGAAGCCGCACACCCGCAAGGTCTGGAGCGAAGTCAAGAAAGCCGGTCTGCCGGCCATGGTCTTCATCAACAAGATCGACCGGGACCGCGCCGACTTCGACATGGCCTTCGCCGGGCTGAGCGACATGCTCGGCATCAAGCCCGTGCTGCTCTACCACCCCATCGGCTCCAAGGAGAACTTCAAAGGCGTCGTGGACCTGCTGGGCAACACGGCCCTCATGTTCGACGACCAGGGCGGCGCGGCCAAGGCGGACATTCCCGCGGACATGGCCGACGACATCGAAGCCATGCGCGAGGCCATGATCGAAAACGTGGCCGAATCCGACGAAGCCCTGATGGAGAAGTACTTCGAGGAAGGCGAGCTGACCCCGGACGAGGTCATCCAGGGCCTCAAGGCGGGCGTGCTCTCCGGCGACCTCGTTCCCGTTGTCGTGGGTTCCGCCCTGGAAAACAAGGGCGCGGAAATGCTCCTGAACACCATCCAGGATCTGATGCCCTCGCCCCTGGACCACGCCGACTGGATCGGCGCGGACGATTCCGTTCGCAAAAGCTCGCCCGACGAGCCCCTGGCCATGTTCGTCTTCAAGACCCTGGCCGACCCCTTTGCGGGCCAGCTCTCCGTGGTGCGCGTGCTTTCCGGCACCCTGACCCCGGACAGCGCGCTGCTCAACGTCAACCGCAGCGAAAAGGAACGCGTGGGCCAGCTCCTGCTGATGCAGGGCAAGGACCAGGCCCAGACCAAGGAGCCCATGGGCCCCGGCAGCATCGTGACCCTGACCAAGCTCAAGTATACCCGCACCGGCGACACCCTGGTGCCCGAAAAGGGCCAGTTCGAGCTGAAGAAGCCGGAAATCGCCCCGCAGCTGATCACCTACGCCCTGGCCCCCGCGGAAAAGGGCGACGAGGACAAGGTCTACTCCGCCGTGCACAAGCTGCTCGACGAGGACATCACCCTGTCCATGGCCCGCGACGAGGAAACCGGCGACACCCTGCTTTCCGGCATGGGCCAGAACCACATCGAGGTCTCCGCGGAAAAGGCCAAGCGCCGCTCCAAGGTCCAGATCGTGCTCAAGACCCCCAAGGTGCCCTACCGGGAAACCCTCAAGGGCAAGGCCATGGAAATCCAGGGCCGCCACAAGAAGCAGTCCGGCGGCCGAGGCCAGTTCGGCGACTGCTGGATCCACATGGAGCCCCTGCCCTCCGGCGGCGGCTACGAATTCGTGGACAACATCGTGGGCGGCGCCATTCCCAACCAGTTCATCCCGGCCGTGGACAAGGGCATCCAGGAAGCGGCCCAGCGCGGCTACCTCGCGGGATATCCGCTCATCGACTTCAAGGCCACCCTCTACGACGGCACCTACCACAAGGTCGACTCCTCGGAGATGGCCTTCAAGGTGGCGGGCTCCCTGGCCTACAAGAAAGCCTGCGAAAAGGCCGGCGTGAAGCTGCTCGAACCCATCATGCTCGTCACCGTGGCCGTGCCCGACAGCTACATGGGCGACGTCATCGGCGACCTCTCCGGCCGCCGGGGCAAGGTGCTCGGCTCCGACTCCAACGCGGGCCTGACGGAAATCCGCGCCCACGTGCCCATGTCGGAAGTGCTCAAGTACGCCCCGGACCTGAACTCCATGACCGCGGGCCAGGGCACCTTCGCCATGGAATTCGACCATTACGAGGAATGCCCGCCCAACGTGGCCGAACAGGTCATCAAGGCCCACAAGAAAAACGCCGAGGAAGAATAA
- a CDS encoding periplasmic heavy metal sensor — translation MNNRTNKNGSLALALVLGLLLAFFASPALAQMGPGMMGGGHGYGSGSGQGYGPGYGMGPQGWGQPYTAEQQTAYWNIARKYSQQQSELNSKLWPLQADLNAALASDKPDAAKAREIADQLGDLMGEMYKLRMAFSIDLREAGLPVYNMMGPGMGSGMMGYGGGYGMMGPGMMGPGMMGGWQ, via the coding sequence ATGAATAATCGTACAAACAAAAATGGTTCCCTGGCCCTGGCGCTCGTGTTGGGGCTTCTGCTCGCGTTTTTCGCCTCTCCGGCCCTGGCCCAGATGGGCCCCGGCATGATGGGAGGAGGGCACGGCTACGGCTCGGGCAGCGGGCAAGGCTACGGACCGGGCTACGGCATGGGTCCGCAGGGCTGGGGCCAGCCCTACACGGCGGAACAGCAGACCGCCTACTGGAACATCGCCCGCAAGTATTCCCAGCAGCAGAGCGAGCTGAACTCGAAGCTCTGGCCGCTCCAGGCGGACCTGAACGCAGCTCTCGCGTCCGACAAGCCCGATGCGGCCAAGGCCCGGGAGATCGCAGATCAGCTCGGCGACCTCATGGGCGAGATGTACAAGCTGCGCATGGCGTTTTCCATCGATCTGCGCGAGGCCGGCCTGCCCGTCTACAACATGATGGGACCGGGCATGGGCTCCGGCATGATGGGCTACGGAGGCGGCTACGGCATGATGGGTCCGGGAATGATGGGTCCGGGAATGATGGGAGGCTGGCAGTGA
- a CDS encoding SHOCT domain-containing protein, giving the protein MIGLSGLALPAAQYGGTGPGQGMNGFGTGWGGHMYMPFGGLFMIVLLVVGVLLVFLFLRSAARKTPRSEFETPLELLKGRYARGEIDREAYLAIKKDLEERGEGD; this is encoded by the coding sequence GTGATCGGCCTTTCCGGCTTGGCGCTGCCTGCCGCGCAATACGGCGGGACAGGACCGGGGCAGGGCATGAACGGCTTCGGCACGGGCTGGGGAGGGCACATGTACATGCCTTTCGGCGGCCTGTTCATGATCGTGCTGCTGGTGGTGGGGGTGCTGCTGGTCTTCCTGTTCCTGCGCTCCGCCGCCCGCAAGACGCCGAGGTCCGAGTTCGAGACGCCGCTGGAGCTGCTCAAGGGGCGCTACGCGCGCGGCGAGATCGACCGCGAAGCCTATCTGGCCATCAAGAAAGACCTGGAAGAACGCGGCGAGGGCGATTGA
- a CDS encoding L-cysteine desulfidase family protein — protein sequence MSFTVKDILRLEVAPALGCTEPVAVALAAAAAASLLDDADVRRVDAVEVWTDPNVYKNGLAVSIPGAPDLKGLDTAAALGAFGGDPGLRLQVLGSIPEAARKAALAAKGAKKVSVHLLRERQGLFIRARVQAGDRAAEAEIEGLHDNITALRLDGTDLARHALLAPRAADGKSGVAALEEWLMARSLDEIIALTDDLDDDDLAFLMEGVKRNELLAAHGLKHGSGLGIGKALDRMARQGLMERDMILSARILTSAAADARMAGVNLPAMSSAGSGNHGLTAILPIRAVADHVHISERQMLEAVALSHMITAYVKAHTGRLSAVCGCSVAAGAGAAAGVAYLLGGDARHVSGAIKNLVADLAGVICDGAKAACALKLNTAAGSAVQSALFALQGVDVADTDGIIGCSSEQTMRNVGELSTQGMIETDRTILNIMIEKQLTAERGD from the coding sequence ATGAGCTTTACCGTCAAGGACATCCTGCGTTTGGAAGTGGCTCCGGCCCTGGGCTGCACCGAGCCGGTGGCCGTGGCGCTCGCCGCGGCGGCCGCGGCCTCGCTGCTCGACGACGCCGACGTGCGCCGCGTGGACGCCGTGGAGGTCTGGACGGATCCCAACGTCTACAAGAACGGACTGGCCGTCTCCATTCCCGGCGCGCCCGACCTCAAGGGCCTGGACACGGCTGCCGCGCTGGGCGCCTTCGGCGGCGACCCCGGCCTCAGGCTCCAGGTGCTCGGCTCCATCCCGGAGGCGGCCCGCAAGGCCGCCCTGGCCGCCAAGGGCGCGAAGAAGGTGTCCGTGCATCTGCTGCGCGAGCGCCAGGGGCTGTTCATCCGCGCGCGGGTGCAGGCCGGGGACCGCGCGGCCGAGGCCGAAATCGAAGGGCTGCACGACAACATCACGGCCCTGCGCCTGGACGGAACGGACCTCGCCCGACACGCCCTGCTCGCCCCGCGCGCGGCGGACGGCAAGAGCGGCGTGGCCGCGCTGGAAGAATGGCTCATGGCCCGCAGCCTGGACGAAATCATCGCCCTGACCGACGACCTGGACGACGACGATCTGGCGTTTCTCATGGAAGGAGTCAAGCGCAACGAGCTGCTCGCGGCCCACGGCCTCAAGCACGGTTCCGGACTCGGCATCGGCAAGGCTCTGGACCGCATGGCCCGCCAGGGCCTCATGGAGCGGGACATGATCCTCTCGGCGCGCATCCTTACCTCGGCGGCGGCGGACGCGCGCATGGCCGGGGTGAACCTTCCGGCCATGAGTTCGGCAGGCAGCGGCAACCACGGCCTGACAGCGATCCTGCCCATCCGCGCCGTGGCGGACCATGTCCACATCAGCGAGCGGCAGATGCTCGAAGCCGTGGCCCTCAGCCACATGATCACGGCCTACGTCAAGGCGCACACGGGCCGCCTCTCGGCCGTCTGCGGCTGCTCCGTGGCCGCCGGGGCCGGAGCCGCGGCCGGGGTCGCCTACCTGCTCGGCGGCGACGCCAGGCATGTTTCCGGCGCCATCAAGAACCTCGTGGCCGACCTGGCCGGGGTCATCTGCGACGGGGCCAAGGCCGCCTGCGCCCTGAAGCTGAACACCGCAGCCGGGTCCGCCGTGCAGTCCGCCCTCTTCGCGCTCCAGGGCGTCGACGTGGCCGACACGGACGGAATCATCGGCTGCTCGTCCGAGCAGACCATGCGCAACGTGGGCGAACTCTCCACCCAGGGCATGATCGAGACGGACCGCACCATCCTGAACATCATGATCGAGAAGCAGCTCACCGCGGAACGCGGCGACTAG